From the Musa acuminata AAA Group cultivar baxijiao chromosome BXJ1-2, Cavendish_Baxijiao_AAA, whole genome shotgun sequence genome, one window contains:
- the LOC135612199 gene encoding transcription factor JAMYB-like, with amino-acid sequence MSRIHPNPPLKFSHSRFLRLQSLISLSLRLDPLEDSYRRLQESMEFHESTPQSEEELDLRRGPWTVDEDLILINYIAAHGEGQWNSLARSAGLRRTGKSCRLRWLNYLRPDVRRGNITPEEQLLILELHSRWGNRWSKIAQYLPGRTDNEIKNYWRTRVQKHAKQLKCDVNSKQFKDVMRYLWMPRLVERIRASSGNQVLSTPHEDDTFPMTCAPQPNQVPELARVKRSPQKSSTAGPASSSSSSDSRGVQFSPPPVSDGYFGSTTGGDDNIGDVIQTGESTGSWWESLPSPGGDTVLGFPELDQITWGESLWSVEDIWLQQQL; translated from the exons ATGAGTCGAATCCATCCCAATCCACCTCTCAAGTTTtctcactctcgattcctccggcTACAATCGCTCATCTCGCTTTCCCTACGGTTGGATCCTTTAGAGGACAGCTACAGGAGATTGCAGGAGTCAATGGAGTTCCATGAATCCACACCACAAAGCGAGGAGGAGCTGGACCTGAGGAGAGGGCCTTGGACTGTGGACGAGGACCTTATTCTGATCAACTATATTGCCGCTCATGGCGAGGGGCAATGGAATTCTCTGGCTCGTTCCGCAG GACTCAGACGAACGGGAAAGAGCTGTCGACTCCGGTGGCTCAACTATCTTCGACCTGACGTCCGGCGAGGCAACATCACCCCGGAAGAGCAACTCCTCATCCTGGAACTCCACTCGCGATGGGGAAACCG GTGGTCCAAGATCGCGCAGTACTTGCCCGGGaggaccgacaacgagatcaagaactactggagaaCTCGAGTGCAGAAGCACGCCAAGCAACTCAAATGCGACGTCAACAGCAAGCAGTTCAAGGACGTCATGCGCTACCTGTGGATGCCTCGCCTCGTCGAGAGAATCCGGGCTTCTTCCGGCAACCAGGTGCTGTCCACCCCGCACGAGGACGACACGTTTCCGATGACCTGCGCTCCGCAGCCAAACCAGGTCCCGGAGCTCGCCCGGGTGAAACGGAGCCCGCAGAAATCGAGCACGGCCGGGCCggcgtcctcgtcctcctcctcggatTCGCGCGGTGTGCAGTTCTCTCCGCCTCCGGTCTCCGACGGCTACTTCGGCAGCACGACTGGAGGTGACGATAACATCGGTGACGTGATCCAGACAGGTGAATCCACCGGAAGCTGGTGGGAGTCGCTGCCGAGCCCGGGCGGTGACACCGTCCTGGGGTTCCCGGAGTTGGACCAGATCACGTGGGGAGAGAGCTTGTGGAGTGTGGAAGACATTTGGCTGCAGCAACAGTTGTAA